One Dokdonia sp. Dokd-P16 genomic window carries:
- the thiE gene encoding thiamine phosphate synthase: MIPKLHYISQGNTPEAHLDNIQNACIHGATLVQLRLKNVPLDQVLNIAKEARAITFQYGTKLIINDHYEVAKEVKADGVHLGKTDSCPTLARTYLYSWQIIGGTANTLEDCLSLIDKGVDYIGLGPLRFTTTKKNLSPVLGYNGYHIITETLKTKTPIIAIGGITIKDVADLLETGIHGIAVSGEITNDFTKIDAFQQSLAASLNKEQHHTIENR, translated from the coding sequence ATGATACCAAAACTACATTATATCTCTCAAGGTAATACGCCAGAAGCGCATCTTGATAACATACAGAATGCTTGTATTCATGGCGCAACACTGGTACAGCTGCGCTTAAAAAATGTTCCTCTAGATCAGGTGCTCAATATAGCCAAAGAAGCGCGAGCAATTACTTTTCAATATGGTACAAAACTCATCATCAATGATCATTATGAAGTAGCAAAAGAGGTAAAAGCAGATGGTGTGCATTTAGGAAAAACCGACTCCTGCCCTACTCTCGCTAGAACGTATTTGTATTCTTGGCAAATTATAGGTGGTACTGCAAATACGCTAGAAGACTGTCTATCATTAATAGACAAAGGTGTGGATTATATAGGTCTTGGTCCCTTACGATTTACAACTACCAAAAAGAATTTAAGTCCGGTTTTAGGTTATAATGGCTATCACATAATTACAGAGACATTAAAAACTAAAACTCCCATTATCGCAATCGGAGGAATAACTATAAAAGACGTTGCAGATCTTCTTGAAACTGGTATTCATGGAATCGCTGTATCTGGAGAAATTACCAATGATTTTACAAAGATAGATGCCTTCCAGCAATCACTAGCAGCTTCATTAAATAAAGAACAACATCATACAATAGAAAATAGATGA
- the thiC gene encoding phosphomethylpyrimidine synthase ThiC encodes MKNRDTAPKQGGITRNPFPNSKKVYVNGKIHPQIKVAMREIALSDTVDSMTKKKTPNEPVTVYDTSGPYTDPSKNIDIHSGIERIRESWILERNNVEQLDSYSSTYCNERLNDKSLDHMRFKLLKKPMRAKKGENVTQLHYAKQGIITPEMEYIAIRENQRIDEMTEIRKQHKGEHFGASIPDKITPEFVRSEVARGRAVIPSNINHPEAEPMILGRNFLVKINANIGNSAVTSSIEEEVEKAVWACRWGADNIMDLSTGENIHETREWIIRNSPVPVGTVPIYQALEKVNGVAEDLTWEIFKDTLIEQAEQGVDYFTIHAGVLLRYVPMTAKRVTGIVSRGGSIMAKWCLAHHKESFLYTHFEDICEILKQYDVAFSLGDGLRPGSVADANDEAQFAELETLGELTQIARKHDVQCFIEGPGHVPMHMIKENMEKQIEVCDEAPFYTLGPLTTDIAPGYDHITSGIGAAMIGWYGCAMLCYVTPKEHLGLPNKEDVRVGVVTYKLAAHAADLAKGHPGSQHRDNALSMARFEFRWEDQFNLGLDPERAREYHDETLPAAGAKIAHFCSMCGPKFCSMKISQEVRDFAAENKIVDNEVIQKGMEEKSKEFKAKGSEVYL; translated from the coding sequence ATGAAAAATAGAGACACTGCGCCTAAGCAAGGCGGCATTACTAGAAATCCATTTCCTAATTCAAAAAAGGTGTACGTAAACGGTAAGATACATCCACAAATTAAAGTGGCTATGCGCGAGATTGCGCTTAGTGATACTGTGGATTCCATGACCAAAAAGAAAACGCCAAACGAGCCAGTGACAGTGTATGATACTTCTGGACCATACACAGATCCTAGCAAAAACATTGACATTCACAGCGGGATTGAACGCATTCGCGAGTCGTGGATTTTAGAACGCAATAATGTAGAACAATTGGACAGCTACTCCTCTACCTATTGCAATGAGCGTCTTAACGATAAAAGCTTAGACCATATGCGTTTTAAGCTTTTAAAGAAGCCTATGCGTGCAAAAAAAGGAGAGAATGTTACGCAGCTGCATTATGCAAAACAAGGAATCATCACTCCAGAAATGGAGTATATCGCTATTCGCGAAAATCAGCGTATCGATGAAATGACGGAGATTAGAAAGCAACATAAAGGAGAACATTTTGGCGCGTCTATTCCTGATAAAATCACGCCAGAATTTGTGCGCTCAGAAGTTGCAAGAGGCCGTGCCGTAATCCCATCAAACATCAACCACCCAGAAGCAGAGCCTATGATTTTAGGACGTAATTTCTTGGTGAAAATTAATGCAAATATTGGAAACTCGGCAGTTACCTCGTCCATTGAGGAAGAAGTAGAAAAAGCCGTGTGGGCTTGCCGCTGGGGAGCAGATAATATCATGGATTTATCTACTGGAGAAAACATACATGAAACCCGCGAGTGGATCATACGCAACTCCCCTGTTCCCGTGGGAACGGTTCCTATTTACCAGGCGTTAGAAAAAGTAAATGGCGTTGCCGAAGATCTCACGTGGGAGATTTTTAAAGACACTCTAATTGAACAAGCAGAGCAAGGCGTAGACTATTTTACGATTCATGCTGGTGTGTTGTTGCGTTATGTGCCTATGACCGCAAAGCGTGTGACAGGTATCGTCTCTCGTGGCGGATCTATCATGGCAAAGTGGTGTCTTGCACATCATAAAGAGAGCTTTTTATACACCCATTTTGAAGATATCTGTGAGATTTTAAAACAATATGACGTAGCCTTTTCTTTAGGTGACGGTTTACGTCCAGGATCTGTAGCAGATGCAAATGATGAGGCTCAGTTTGCTGAACTAGAGACACTAGGTGAACTTACACAAATCGCTCGAAAGCATGATGTGCAGTGCTTTATAGAAGGTCCTGGTCACGTGCCTATGCATATGATTAAGGAAAATATGGAGAAGCAAATTGAAGTATGCGATGAGGCTCCATTTTACACTTTAGGTCCGTTAACCACAGATATTGCGCCTGGATATGACCACATTACCTCAGGTATTGGTGCCGCTATGATAGGCTGGTACGGTTGTGCGATGTTGTGCTACGTTACTCCAAAAGAACACCTTGGATTACCTAACAAGGAAGACGTGCGTGTTGGTGTAGTTACTTATAAACTTGCTGCTCATGCTGCAGATCTGGCCAAAGGTCACCCTGGTTCGCAACATCGCGATAATGCGTTGAGTATGGCACGTTTTGAATTTCGCTGGGAAGATCAGTTTAATCTTGGTCTCGATCCAGAGCGCGCTCGCGAATATCATGATGAGACGCTACCAGCAGCAGGTGCAAAAATCGCACACTTCTGCTCCATGTGCGGACCAAAATTTTGCTCCATGAAAATTTCTCAAGAAGTAAGAGATTTTGCTGCTGAAAATAAAATTGTCGATAACGAAGTCATCCAAAAAGGAATGGAGGAAAAGTCAAAAGAATTTAAAGCCAAAGGTTCCGAAGTATATCTGTAA
- a CDS encoding hydroxymethylpyrimidine/phosphomethylpyrimidine kinase, translated as MKTNNYILTIAGLDPSSGAGITSDIKTFEAHQLYGLSVCTAVTVQNDINFKECVWINKAVIISQIETLFERFEITVVKIGIIESWEVLSLVLDKLQMLNPEIKIIVDPIIKASAGFDFHSLEHQDILDKIWSQCYIITPNYDEIQLLYPDLNIEETIEHISSLTNIHLKGGHRKDKTGWDVIYHSKTVVKRIAPKAKKVLQKHGSGCVLSAALASNMMLGQNIEEASMNAKYYTETFLNSTDNLLGQHSYPIMKIKS; from the coding sequence TTGAAAACGAATAACTACATATTAACCATTGCAGGCCTAGACCCATCAAGTGGCGCAGGGATAACTTCAGATATTAAAACATTTGAAGCGCACCAACTATACGGTTTATCAGTTTGTACAGCAGTTACGGTTCAAAATGATATCAACTTTAAAGAATGTGTGTGGATAAACAAAGCTGTAATTATTTCACAAATAGAAACGCTTTTTGAACGGTTTGAAATCACCGTAGTAAAGATTGGGATTATAGAATCATGGGAAGTACTGTCGCTTGTTTTAGATAAGTTACAAATGCTTAATCCTGAGATAAAAATCATTGTAGATCCCATCATAAAAGCGAGTGCTGGTTTTGATTTTCATAGCCTCGAGCATCAAGATATTTTGGATAAAATATGGTCACAATGCTATATAATTACGCCTAATTATGATGAGATACAACTGCTGTATCCAGACCTCAATATTGAAGAAACGATAGAACACATAAGCAGCTTGACAAATATTCACTTAAAAGGTGGACATAGAAAGGATAAAACAGGCTGGGACGTGATTTACCACAGTAAAACGGTTGTAAAACGTATTGCTCCAAAGGCAAAAAAAGTGTTACAAAAACATGGAAGCGGTTGTGTGCTGTCGGCTGCGCTGGCGAGTAATATGATGTTAGGGCAAAACATTGAAGAGGCTTCAATGAACGCAAAATATTATACCGAGACCTTTTTAAATTCAACGGATAACTTACTGGGACAACACAGTTACCCAATAATGAAAATTAAGTCGTAA
- the thiS gene encoding sulfur carrier protein ThiS yields MINIKVNHTSYQFPAQVTLDQILTQLDISVSGIAVAINEHIITRSQWVSTIPNDGDAVLIIKATQGG; encoded by the coding sequence ATGATAAACATAAAGGTTAATCACACCTCGTATCAATTTCCAGCACAGGTTACACTAGACCAGATTCTTACCCAACTCGACATTTCTGTTAGTGGGATTGCTGTGGCTATTAATGAGCACATTATTACCAGATCACAGTGGGTCTCTACCATCCCTAATGATGGCGATGCTGTACTTATTATCAAAGCCACACAAGGTGGATAA
- a CDS encoding response regulator — MKNKLLLILLAYCYYVPVISQNRADGDIDSVSILISLSKDENISGNYKDGLTFATSAVQYANQGKNKTLQAKAYVSLANTYQAIKDYASAKKFYNLALGKKTDDYFVNVASLNGLGNIYSADISTADKAAAYFEKSIVYTLDAGKTVHSFYTYYNIAGMYLNFKDPDKAYPYILEAEKLLPNIDKEDPIYSLLQQLNFAIYHNQKENHRLALTFINKALEIGGEHSLTRELIDIYDFKSEIHQELGEYDEALESLRKHFYYKDLDFNEVKNLQIEQVEADFKVKEFQQKAEASQLKSNVIFIGGIGALLFLSTAFLIFYNRKRRLSFLALEKNNKALLQAKNEAEHAHKLKSELLVNISHDLRTPLYGVVGITEMLIENPSIIKTNKDLLNALKFSGDHLKSVVNNILRINEVKSNTISVKRTKVHLRNLLENITTSLSYLSNQQETDLVLNISDEISTYYILDETNLTEVLLKLIDNALKNTKNGTVTLSVHLSERKEDIDHIVFKVSDTGSGISKENLAVIFDSFKQGNTEENTSYGIGLGLPIVKSLMKVMGSTLSVKSNVGLGSQFSFILACEVTHEIDEQSVVPELKCLKILVVEDNKINQLVTQKLISTLGHKCTIAINGKEAVKEYHKTHFDLILMDLNMPVMNGFEASEIISSENKHIPIIALTALEISEVKERCHNVGIRDIINKPINKEALEDIIEENVHCIDNI; from the coding sequence TTGAAAAATAAACTTCTTTTAATCTTACTTGCATATTGTTATTACGTCCCTGTTATATCACAAAACAGGGCTGATGGCGATATAGATAGCGTCAGTATTTTAATTTCCTTATCTAAGGATGAAAATATAAGCGGGAATTATAAAGATGGGTTAACATTTGCAACCTCTGCAGTACAATATGCAAATCAAGGTAAGAATAAAACCTTACAGGCAAAGGCTTATGTGAGCTTAGCAAATACGTATCAAGCTATAAAAGATTACGCTTCCGCGAAAAAGTTCTATAACCTGGCACTCGGTAAAAAAACAGATGACTATTTTGTAAACGTAGCCTCGCTTAATGGATTGGGCAACATATACTCAGCTGATATAAGCACAGCAGATAAGGCCGCAGCTTATTTTGAAAAATCTATTGTATATACCTTAGATGCAGGTAAAACTGTGCACTCATTTTATACCTACTATAACATCGCTGGCATGTACCTTAATTTTAAAGATCCAGATAAGGCATATCCCTACATTCTAGAAGCCGAAAAGTTGTTACCCAATATTGATAAAGAAGACCCAATATACAGCCTCTTACAACAGTTAAATTTTGCTATTTATCACAATCAAAAAGAAAATCATAGACTAGCGCTCACCTTTATTAACAAAGCACTTGAGATAGGAGGGGAGCATAGCCTCACCAGAGAACTCATAGATATCTATGATTTTAAAAGTGAGATACATCAAGAGCTAGGAGAATATGATGAGGCTCTAGAAAGCCTAAGAAAGCATTTCTACTATAAAGATTTAGATTTTAATGAAGTGAAAAATCTTCAGATAGAACAAGTTGAAGCAGACTTTAAAGTAAAGGAGTTCCAACAAAAAGCCGAAGCATCTCAATTAAAATCCAACGTTATTTTTATAGGAGGTATTGGTGCGCTGCTATTTTTAAGTACTGCCTTTTTAATCTTTTATAATCGCAAGAGGCGATTATCATTCTTAGCACTTGAAAAAAATAATAAGGCGCTATTACAAGCAAAAAATGAAGCCGAACACGCCCACAAATTAAAATCTGAGCTATTAGTTAATATAAGTCACGACTTAAGAACACCTCTGTACGGAGTAGTGGGTATCACAGAGATGCTTATAGAAAATCCTTCTATTATCAAGACTAATAAAGATCTTTTGAATGCTTTAAAATTCTCTGGAGATCATTTAAAATCTGTTGTAAATAATATATTAAGGATTAATGAGGTAAAGTCTAACACCATTTCGGTTAAGAGGACCAAGGTTCACTTACGTAACCTCTTAGAGAACATTACCACCTCATTAAGTTATCTCTCAAACCAGCAAGAAACTGATCTAGTTTTAAATATTAGTGATGAGATTTCCACCTACTATATATTAGATGAAACTAATCTTACAGAGGTTCTTTTAAAACTCATTGATAATGCGCTTAAAAACACAAAAAATGGCACTGTAACCCTTAGTGTACATCTATCAGAAAGAAAAGAAGATATAGATCACATAGTTTTTAAAGTCTCAGACACTGGGTCAGGCATTTCTAAAGAAAATCTAGCAGTCATTTTTGATAGTTTTAAACAAGGTAACACAGAAGAAAATACCTCCTACGGAATAGGTCTTGGATTGCCTATCGTTAAGTCCTTAATGAAAGTTATGGGTAGTACATTATCCGTAAAAAGTAATGTAGGTCTAGGTTCGCAATTCTCATTTATATTGGCATGCGAAGTTACCCATGAGATTGATGAGCAATCGGTGGTTCCTGAATTGAAGTGTCTAAAAATACTAGTCGTTGAGGACAATAAAATCAACCAACTCGTAACTCAAAAACTAATAAGCACGCTAGGTCACAAGTGTACCATTGCTATAAACGGAAAGGAGGCAGTAAAAGAATACCACAAGACCCATTTTGATCTCATCTTAATGGATCTCAATATGCCTGTGATGAATGGCTTTGAAGCCTCAGAAATTATTTCTTCAGAAAATAAGCATATTCCAATCATAGCATTAACTGCACTAGAAATAAGCGAGGTAAAAGAGCGATGTCATAATGTGGGCATACGTGATATTATTAATAAGCCTATAAATAAAGAAGCGCTTGAGGATATCATAGAGGAGAATGTACATTGTATAGATAACATCTAG
- a CDS encoding thiamine phosphate synthase produces the protein MIIVLSPENDIPNEVKILHQLFEDGLACYHVRKPHKSYEDYSTYIQQIDPAFHDRIVVHDHHKVINEFSLKGIHFNEQHRIDHIDNPGKYFRGLNMFGKTISSSFHDLKTLEDCYFEFDYHFLSPVFNSISKEGYNGRGFDVTDSNKTIVALGGIHQENLEQAKKLGYNGIALLGSIWKAENPLQSFKNIKAAFG, from the coding sequence ATGATTATCGTACTATCGCCAGAAAATGATATTCCTAATGAAGTAAAAATACTACACCAGTTATTTGAAGACGGACTAGCTTGTTATCATGTAAGAAAGCCTCATAAAAGTTATGAGGACTATAGCACCTATATACAGCAGATTGATCCTGCGTTTCATGATAGGATTGTAGTGCACGATCACCATAAGGTCATTAATGAATTTAGTTTAAAAGGAATTCATTTTAATGAGCAACATCGTATAGATCACATAGACAATCCTGGCAAGTATTTTAGAGGATTAAACATGTTTGGAAAAACGATAAGCTCCTCCTTTCATGATTTGAAAACTCTAGAAGACTGCTATTTTGAATTTGATTACCACTTTTTGAGTCCTGTGTTTAATTCCATATCTAAGGAAGGTTATAATGGACGTGGCTTTGATGTAACTGATAGCAATAAAACAATCGTAGCCCTAGGAGGTATTCATCAGGAAAATCTAGAACAGGCCAAAAAACTTGGATATAATGGAATCGCTTTGTTGGGAAGTATTTGGAAAGCAGAAAATCCGCTGCAGAGTTTTAAAAATATTAAAGCAGCATTTGGATAG
- a CDS encoding sensor histidine kinase has product MNSFDINYLMVSIFTAIFGVFGIYHLVSFLILRHRILCHYCIIIFGLTLHWSWSLFPDGYLPEIVQEKGSLITAMVTTFGFLLFTMNYLNIHSGNHPKISRSYTFLKYSSVLIPVIYVLNLLTFNIGWLHSSLVMSAAVIAMLAVLLNIFSAIRLFNEEKFNKYYLYAYAPMLLSSVIYISAWFVKDKYNVDRYLIVLISSMLITLQLILFSILVSYKFKYIEKSNMRTQVETNKFLALEVDKQTKYLQIAKEDLESKNHELESVNSLKNKLFSLLTHDVRGPLHNISLLVKLLENQIEDNELKEISQSLKNELDDRIAMVSALLDWSYNQLEGIKLNKKDCDIKEIFKSIAKQYERSAKEKDVMLLFEIETPTLFIDENMFKVILRNLISNAIKFSTKNQNVILSSKKGPQGIEIGVQDFGVGMTTSWHKNLVKDCIPKTTLGTKGEQGTGFGLLITKDFVEMNGGELFCTSTPNEGTHFVMHF; this is encoded by the coding sequence ATGAATAGTTTTGATATTAATTATTTAATGGTTTCCATATTTACAGCAATCTTTGGTGTTTTTGGAATTTACCACTTGGTATCATTTTTAATTTTGAGACATAGGATTTTATGTCACTATTGCATCATTATTTTTGGACTTACATTGCATTGGAGTTGGTCATTATTTCCAGATGGTTATCTTCCTGAAATAGTTCAAGAGAAGGGATCGCTTATCACCGCAATGGTCACCACCTTTGGCTTTTTGCTGTTTACCATGAATTATTTGAACATTCATAGCGGTAATCATCCTAAAATTTCACGTAGCTATACCTTTTTAAAATATAGCTCGGTATTGATCCCAGTGATATATGTTTTGAACCTTTTGACATTCAACATTGGATGGTTACATAGTTCGCTAGTAATGTCTGCTGCGGTTATTGCAATGCTTGCTGTATTATTGAACATATTCTCTGCGATTCGATTATTTAATGAAGAAAAGTTTAATAAGTATTACTTATATGCTTATGCACCAATGTTACTCTCCTCAGTTATCTATATAAGTGCATGGTTTGTAAAAGACAAGTACAATGTAGATAGATACTTAATTGTATTGATTTCTTCTATGTTAATCACACTACAACTCATTCTTTTCTCAATATTAGTTAGCTATAAGTTTAAATATATAGAGAAGTCAAACATGAGAACACAGGTAGAAACCAATAAATTTCTAGCCTTGGAAGTAGATAAGCAAACGAAATATCTACAAATTGCAAAGGAAGATTTAGAAAGTAAAAACCACGAACTTGAATCTGTCAATTCTCTTAAAAACAAGCTGTTCTCTTTACTAACACATGACGTTAGAGGACCTTTGCATAATATCTCCTTGCTGGTTAAACTACTCGAAAACCAAATTGAGGATAATGAATTAAAAGAGATATCACAAAGTCTCAAAAATGAATTAGATGATAGAATTGCTATGGTGAGCGCTTTATTAGACTGGTCATATAACCAGCTAGAAGGAATTAAGCTAAATAAAAAGGATTGTGATATAAAAGAAATTTTTAAATCTATAGCTAAGCAATATGAACGCTCAGCAAAAGAGAAAGATGTAATGCTATTATTTGAAATTGAAACACCTACCCTATTTATTGATGAAAACATGTTCAAAGTAATCTTACGTAATCTCATCTCAAACGCTATCAAATTCAGCACAAAGAATCAAAATGTAATATTATCAAGCAAGAAAGGTCCTCAGGGTATTGAAATAGGCGTACAAGATTTCGGTGTGGGAATGACAACTAGCTGGCACAAAAACCTCGTTAAAGATTGTATTCCTAAGACCACTTTAGGCACTAAAGGAGAGCAAGGAACTGGCTTTGGACTACTCATCACAAAAGATTTCGTAGAAATGAATGGAGGCGAACTCTTCTGTACAAGTACACCAAATGAAGGCACTCATTTTGTAATGCATTTTTAG